In one Pelecanus crispus isolate bPelCri1 chromosome 12, bPelCri1.pri, whole genome shotgun sequence genomic region, the following are encoded:
- the C12H17orf75 gene encoding protein Njmu-R1 codes for MLPALPEGDERELESSEERRPERHGSTYHSLYGYRSCRSSQQGAGSGDGSPSSAAAETPSSEDFSLSLLDTNLPAEAETELRSFIAKRLTKGALFEGMGNVASVGLSIPECKVGCYYCRFQQENLLEMASLESDINAPEYVVCFLGGSEKGLELFRLELDKYIQSLKINLGLKQKTLETYVNPYLRSWFENAVCPIQRVVQLFQEKLAFLLHAALSYTPVEVKNADERTEKDISRFVAAASLQGLVQEGTMTSLCIAMTEEQHKSMIVDCSGPQPQLHNAGSNRFCEDWMHAFVNGAEGGNPFLFRQILENFKLKAIQDINNLKRFIRQAEMNHYALFKCYMFLKNCGSGDILLKIVKVEHAEMPEARNVVTVLEEFMRETSVA; via the exons ATGCTGCCGGCGCTGCCGGAGGGCGATGAGCGGGAGCTGGAGAGCAGCGAGGAGCGGCGGCCGGAGCGGCACGGCAGCACCTACCACAGCCTCTACGGCTACCGGAGCTGCAG ATCCTCccagcagggagcaggcagtggggaTGGCAGTCCCAGCAGTGCGGCGGCAGAGACACCCTCCAGCGAAGACTTCAG ccTCTCCTTGCTGGACACTAATTTACCAGCTGAAGCAGAGACTGAATTGCGCAGTTTTATCGCTAAGCGACTTACTAAAGGAGCCCTGTTTGAAGGAATGGGGAATGTAGCGTCAGTGGGCCTGag CATACCAGAATGTAAAGTTGGTTGTTATTACTGTCGGTTCCAACAAGAAAATCTTCTAGAAATGGCATCACTGGAATCGGACATCAATGCTCCAGAATACGTGGTTTGTTTCTTAGGTGGCTCAGAGAAAGGTCTGGAACT TTTCAGACTTGAGCTGGACAAATACATTCAAAGTCTGAAGATAAACCTTGGTTTGAAG CAAAAAACCTTGGAGACCTATGTTAACCCCTACTTGAGAAGCTGGTTTGAGAATGCCGTATGCCCTATTCAGAGAGTAGTACAGCTCTTCCAGGAGAAACTCGCCTTTTTGTTACATGCT gctTTGAGTTATACCCCTGTGGAAgtaaaaaatgcagatgaaagaacagaaaaagacattagCAG GTTTGTGGCAGCTGCCAGCCTCCAAGGACTCGTTCAGGAAGGCACAATGACCTCCTTGTGTATTGCCATGACTGAGGAACAGCACAAGTCAATGATTGTGGACTGTAGTGGACCTCAGCCTCAGTTGCATAATGCAG GAAGCAACAGATTCTGTGAGGACTGGATGCATGCTTTTGTGAATGGCGCTGAAGGTGGAAATCCATTTCTCTTCCGGCAGATTTTGGAAAACTTTAAATTGAAG GCTATACAAGACATTAACAACCTGAAGAGGTTTATCCGCCAGGCTGAAATGAACCACTACGCCTTGTTCAAGTGTTACATGTTTCTAAAGAACTGTGGCAGCGGAGACATCCTTTTGAAGATTGTTAAAGTAGAACATGCAGAAATGCCAGAAGCCAGAAATGTAGTGACCGTCCTTGAGGAATTCATGAGAGAAACATCAGTGGCTTAA